In Procambarus clarkii isolate CNS0578487 chromosome 60, FALCON_Pclarkii_2.0, whole genome shotgun sequence, one genomic interval encodes:
- the LOC138353942 gene encoding uncharacterized protein: MQREHDKKQADSVLEYRRQELNLETTHHTQRQQATASLPVSFNVSQTKLVNLILVEEFFRRAPPSIRLYLADKEETDLIKCAKSPDTYSLIHRSLPNDSLGVSPYEILYGRKYRTPLKAFKDSLRNATFSDPQLVPHLTKRAKEISAFTTPFGLYRYELFPFGLCNAPATFQRAVNRVIYGLDHTYAYLDDIIMAQFSNQRLLHLALYLQNFNLEIFFIKGSYNIIAYFLSRVYEVETATPTSLLSTEDIYYKTS, translated from the exons atgcaacgtgagcacgataagaagcaagctgatagTGTTCTAGAATACCGTCGACAAGAACTCAACTTGGAAACTACAcatcacactcagcgccaacaagctacagctagtcttccagtaagcttcaatgtctcccagacaa aactcgtcaacctcattctagttgaggaattctttagacgtgctcccccttcgatccgtctatatttagcagacaaagaggaaACTGAcctcatcaaatgtgcgaagtcgcctgacacctacagtcttatACACCG aagtctcccaaatgattctctaggagtatctccttatgagatactcTACGGACGTAAataccgtactcctctcaaagcttttaaagactctctacgtaatgccaccttcagtgaccctcagcttgtgcccca CCTGAcaaagcgagctaaggaaatatctgccttcaccactccttttggcttaTACAGATATGAActctttccttttggactgtgtaacgccccggccaccttccagcgagctgtcaaccgcgtcatctacggcctagatcacacctatgCCTACTTGGACGACATCATtatg gcccaattcagcaatcaacgtcttctacacttggctctgtacctgcagaattttaatctggagatcttctTCATCAAGGGTTCGTACAACATCATAGCCTACttcctctccagagtctacgaggtagagactGCTACTCCTACCTCTCTACTATCTACTGaagatatat ATTATAAAACATCATAG